Proteins encoded together in one Planctomycetaceae bacterium window:
- a CDS encoding porin: MSVLAQDDFDTLLRRLQAAEMRIQELEAQNLAPPRFETASFADEVKDDDESADAKKDAEEEADKKPEDEFEDRLKKLEEGWEKLDTAWTKFDEAEKKAKADAAKKPTFKLNGRIHADFWDFLNQDPAIGFFEHPDPAQANFGTDPEDRFAFRRVRLEMGGDILETMLWRTQIDFNNPQTPEFKDVYFGFKNLPNNQELLIGNQKRPLGLDHLNSSRNNVFLERPFVVEAFNEDARRPGICMYGHTDDESIHWRYGAYYLENITTDGRVIGDSRQMSLNGRLATSPWYDEASDGRGYFHLAISGMAAKPDGDVTAAMSNSNESRFRTRPEARSDSRWLDTGRIAGAHWYEVLGLESIFNVGPLQVVGEYQHNFVQRDGFSDVQFHGGYFYVSYFLTGEHIPYERTSGTIGRVKPFENFFLVDKCDGCRGHGWGAWNIAARYSYLDVTDADILGGVGESGTLALNWFWTPYSKVQFNLIYGQIDNRNVAGFTGGDYLIAGTRFAVEF, encoded by the coding sequence GTGAGTGTCCTCGCACAGGACGACTTCGACACTCTGCTGCGACGCCTTCAGGCCGCGGAGATGCGGATTCAGGAACTGGAAGCTCAGAACCTGGCACCCCCGCGCTTTGAAACCGCATCGTTTGCCGACGAAGTTAAAGACGACGACGAGTCCGCAGATGCGAAAAAAGACGCCGAAGAAGAAGCGGATAAGAAACCCGAAGACGAGTTCGAGGACCGCCTGAAGAAGCTGGAAGAGGGCTGGGAAAAACTCGACACGGCCTGGACGAAATTCGACGAAGCCGAAAAGAAGGCCAAAGCCGACGCCGCAAAAAAGCCAACGTTCAAGCTCAACGGCCGAATCCACGCGGACTTCTGGGATTTCCTGAACCAGGATCCCGCCATCGGTTTCTTCGAACATCCGGACCCCGCTCAGGCGAACTTCGGTACGGATCCGGAAGACCGCTTTGCGTTTCGACGTGTCCGTCTGGAAATGGGCGGCGATATTCTGGAAACGATGCTTTGGCGGACGCAGATCGACTTCAACAATCCGCAGACTCCGGAGTTCAAGGACGTTTACTTCGGCTTCAAAAACCTGCCGAACAACCAGGAACTGCTGATCGGCAACCAGAAACGGCCACTGGGACTCGATCATCTGAACAGCAGCAGAAACAACGTGTTTCTGGAACGGCCGTTTGTGGTGGAAGCATTCAACGAAGACGCTCGCCGTCCCGGGATCTGCATGTACGGCCACACCGACGATGAAAGCATCCACTGGCGATACGGTGCCTACTACCTGGAAAACATAACAACCGACGGCCGCGTGATCGGCGACTCACGTCAAATGAGTCTGAACGGACGACTGGCGACCAGTCCGTGGTATGACGAAGCGTCCGACGGGCGTGGCTACTTTCATCTGGCGATCTCCGGCATGGCTGCGAAGCCCGATGGCGATGTGACCGCGGCTATGTCGAATTCCAACGAATCCCGGTTTCGAACTCGGCCGGAAGCTCGCAGCGATTCGAGGTGGCTGGACACGGGACGCATCGCGGGAGCCCACTGGTACGAAGTTCTGGGACTGGAATCAATCTTCAACGTCGGTCCGCTGCAGGTTGTCGGCGAATACCAGCACAACTTTGTTCAAAGAGACGGCTTCTCGGACGTGCAGTTCCACGGCGGATACTTCTACGTTTCGTACTTTCTGACCGGCGAACACATCCCTTATGAACGCACATCGGGCACCATCGGCCGCGTCAAGCCGTTCGAAAACTTTTTCCTGGTCGACAAGTGCGATGGCTGCCGGGGCCACGGCTGGGGTGCCTGGAACATCGCGGCACGGTATTCGTACCTGGACGTGACCGATGCCGACATCCTCGGTGGCGTCGGAGAATCCGGCACACTGGCACTCAATTGGTTCTGGACTCCGTACTCCAAGGTGCAGTTCAACCTGATCTACGGGCAGATTGATAACCGCAACGTGGCGGGATTCACTGGCGGTGACTACCTGATCGCCGGTACCCGGTTCGCCGTTGAATTTTGA